The nucleotide sequence GTAGACCTCTTCAAAAGCCGCTGCAGACTTGGCAGCCGCGGACAACCATTTCACTGCCTCTGCATCTTTCCCCTGGGCCAAGGCCCCCAATCCCCTGTAATAAGCCCAAACCCAATAATCCGCTTCGGATTGCAGAAGGCGGGCAGTGCGCATTTCGAGTTCTGCTATTTCTCCCCGGCGATACAGAAGCTGCAGAAGGGCCCGCTGAAGTTCATCATCCTCCGGCGACGCTTCGCTGAGCCTGCGAATCTCTTCCAAATCCACCTCGTACACAAGATGCGTGTGCCCGATTTGGTCCACAGGCTTGAGGCGCTTCAACCAGGCCGCCCGGTCCTCTTGGTTCAGGTAGTTCTGAAGCATTCCGGCCTTCACAATCACCTTCCCCTCCATTGCATCTTTGGGGTTAAGGTGTGCGCCCGGATGTCTCTTCATATAGCGCTGAACCAAAAAAGCATCCTGCCCCCAGTCCAGATTGGAGTCCAACAGCAAACGGTATCCCGCTGACGGGCCGCCCGCAGCCTCATTAAAATACGGCAGGTAATGCGGCCAGGTCCCAAGAGTGCCCATGACAAACCATGCACACAAGAAAGCAACACCCATGCGTCCCGTTCTTCCCCAATTCCACAAACTCCAGGCCCCGTAGGCGCTCAGCAGAAGGACCAGCGGGGTGAGCGGCAAGAGGTGGCGGTAGCCGATATTGTAGTGATTGAGAAACAGGAAGTAGAAAGCAATGCAGATCAGCGGAACAAAGAGAACCCCTTGCAAGCGGCGGTTTTGACCCTCCTTGGGACGGAACAGAAGGATCTTGCCCGCACCAAAAAGTGCGATTAGAGGCAAGGGTGTCTTGGCCAGCCACACCACCGGGAAGTAATACCACCAGCCGTAACGGGAGTGCGCGCCCATGAGAAAATTGGGAAATCCGAATTCGCTGTAGTGGCGCTGAAAATCCAAACCCCAGATATACGGCGCGGGCAAGAGGCCAAGCAGACTGCGCACGGGTTCGCGAGTTCCCCAATGGCTGAAGAGATCACTCGTAAACCAGCGCGCGTCCGGGGCCTCTCCGACCCCCTGCCATCCGTAAAGTGTGCAAAGCACAATCCAGGAAACCAGACAGACAATCCCGAGATAGCCCAGCCCCTTGTGATTTCGCGGCGCGAAAATTCCCAGAATGAGAAAAGCACTCAGCCAAACAAGGACTGCCGTGAATTTGGTGCCCAGGGCCAAGCCCATGCAAAGCCCGGCCAACGCATAGCCCAATGCAGACGGTTTTTCAATGGCCCGCCAAACCGCGTAAAAGCACAGCAAGGCCATGGCTGCCATGGGAAAGTCCGTGTTCACCAGCCGTGCATGCGCTAAGAGATTGGGCTCAAAAGCTGCCAAGCCTGCAGCCCAAAGCCCGGCAGCCGGGGCCCAGGCCCTGCGGCCCCAAAGCCAGAGAATTCCAAAAAAAAGAAACACAAAGGGAAGCATGCAGAGACGGCACAGCATGAGTCGCACAGCAGGGTTCTTATAATCAAAAGAAGCCGAAAGCCACCCGTGCAAATAGGAAGTCAGCGGCGTGTGGGTGAGGTTTTCGCGCACAGCCCAGCGCGAGCCTTCGTAGAGATACTGAGCGGAGTCCATGTAGAGCAACTCATCGCCCGCAGGAGCCTTGAGAACAGCACTCGAGAAAGCCTGCACGAGGAATACCCCCATCAGCATCCAAATAACAATGCGTTCCTTCTTCCGGCTCTGAGCAAAAATATGCATATTCGCCATTCTTAGGGACAGGTCTCGCCATCCCTATACCGTATAATAGGTTACATGAGATCCGTCCCCATCCCCTTCACCGGTGATGAACGGCGATAGGGGGACGGACCTCGCGTAACCCGCTATGCTGCAATGGATTCGAGAGACCTGTCCCTGGTTGTGGGGGGTTCCCGGTGTGCTGCAAATAGCAAGTCACGGTTTGGTTTTCCGGATACGCCTGATGCAGCTCTTCAAAGATCTTCCTTGCCTCCACCAGGTCTCCCTGTTTCCAACGGAGAACCCCGAAATCAAAAAGCACATTGGCGTAGTCCGGGACCAGTTGCAAAGCCCGCTCGTAATGCCTCTCTGCCGCCCCCAGATTGCCCTCCTGCATATAGTCGGAACCCAGGTAGTAGTGCGCATGCGCATTGTCCGGCTCCAAAGCCACGGCCTTACGCAGATGCGCCAAGGCCGCTGAGTAAGCGCCTGCGCCCTTGAGACGGATACCGGTATTGAAGTGCGCGGCAAAACTCTGCGGCTCTGCCTGTAAAGCAGAGTCCCACAACTGGGCATCATT is from Candidatus Omnitrophota bacterium and encodes:
- a CDS encoding glycosyltransferase family 39 protein, with the translated sequence MANMHIFAQSRKKERIVIWMLMGVFLVQAFSSAVLKAPAGDELLYMDSAQYLYEGSRWAVRENLTHTPLTSYLHGWLSASFDYKNPAVRLMLCRLCMLPFVFLFFGILWLWGRRAWAPAAGLWAAGLAAFEPNLLAHARLVNTDFPMAAMALLCFYAVWRAIEKPSALGYALAGLCMGLALGTKFTAVLVWLSAFLILGIFAPRNHKGLGYLGIVCLVSWIVLCTLYGWQGVGEAPDARWFTSDLFSHWGTREPVRSLLGLLPAPYIWGLDFQRHYSEFGFPNFLMGAHSRYGWWYYFPVVWLAKTPLPLIALFGAGKILLFRPKEGQNRRLQGVLFVPLICIAFYFLFLNHYNIGYRHLLPLTPLVLLLSAYGAWSLWNWGRTGRMGVAFLCAWFVMGTLGTWPHYLPYFNEAAGGPSAGYRLLLDSNLDWGQDAFLVQRYMKRHPGAHLNPKDAMEGKVIVKAGMLQNYLNQEDRAAWLKRLKPVDQIGHTHLVYEVDLEEIRRLSEASPEDDELQRALLQLLYRRGEIAELEMRTARLLQSEADYWVWAYYRGLGALAQGKDAEAVKWLSAAAKSAAAFEEVYDALAFALLQEGRRAEALEVLGRQHLRRMELCTFQELQLDSTHWRQKAEADAAQPVNWNNLAVALWVQGDNRVALEALDKAFDLDPRRPAVLLNRAVIEDSMGLGIRAMASFDRALETALSADGIKLPMVIYGDRVVYLTEELMIKTHAPLRWRQLRYEIELKQLGRDIQDPRIYLALAQHYAQQRETARAWMALEDAQIKAQGELGEESAVWKKALLAQYRR